AAAAGCATCTCTCCAAAGAACAGCGGGATGAACTGAGCTTTTCTCCGATGACGCCTCAGCTACCCTCATGGTATCGTCAGGAAGAAAAACTGATGGATCGGGTGCACAAAGAAGACTTGTTTTTATCCTATCCTTATGACAGCACGAAACCCTTCTTCCGGTTGTTGGAAGAAGCGGTAGACGATCCTGATGTGATTTCCATTAAAGTGACGTTATATCGTTTAAGCTCCAATTCCCGAATGATTTCTTTGTTGGAAAAAGCGGCAGAGAAGGGGAAAGAAGTTCTGGTAGTAATGGAGCTTCGTGCTCGTTTTGACGAAGCGAACAACATTAACTATTCCGAACAGTTGGAGCAGGCGGGTGTTCGTTTGCTTTACGGCTTGAGTTTATACAAGATTCATTCTAAAATATTACTCATTACCAAAAAGACCGACCGCGGAATTTCCCATATCGTTCATTTGGGGACAGGGAATTACAATGAAAAAACTGCTCAGCTTTATACCGATATGAACCTCATTACTTCTCATCGGGAAATCGGGGAAGATGCAGCAGAATTTTTCAATAATATCACCACATCCAATGTAAATGGAACATACAAACATCTTTTGGTTTCCCCTTATGGAATCAGCCGCGGACTTTGCGATTTGATTGATGATGAAATCAGATTCCACAAGCAACACGGCGACGGCCATATTGTGATGAAGTTTAATTCGTTAACTTCTAAAACCATGATTGATAAGCTGGCAGAGGCAAGCAGAGGCGGGGTGAAAATTGAGCTGATTGTGCGAGGAATCTGCTGTTTGATTCCCGGAATTCCCGGCGAAACAGAAAATATTACTGTTACCAGTATCGTGGGACGGTATCTGGAACATTCCCGTATATATTATTTTTATCATCACGGCAATGAGAAATTTTATATTTCTTCTGCAGATCTGATGACCAGAAATTTGGAACGCCGTCTGGAAATTGCGGCTCCTGTGTATGACACAAAGATTCAACGGAAGCTGAAGGAACATCTGGATGCCCTGCTTTCGGATGACGTAAAGGCAAGGGTGCTCCATTCCAACGGCAGATATACCAAGAAGCCCACTGTCAACGGATTTTATGCCCAAAAGCATTTTATGGAATGTGCTGTGACAGAGGCAGCAGAGGCAACCAACCGACAGGTCAGCCAAAAGCGAGGCTTTTTCGCAAAGTTACTTGAATGGCTGAAACCAAAGAAAGGCTAAGGAATTTTTATGATATTATTAAACAGTGCTCAGGCAAATAAGTTGGATCAGTTGGGCGAAACCATCGACCATCTTTCCGGCGAACAACTGATGAAAAATGCCGCCAAGGCATTGTGCGATGCGCTGATGCGTGATGTGGATAAATCCAAACGGATTGCTATTTTTTGCGGTCGTGGCAAAAATGGTGGCGATGGCTTTTTGCTGGCGGCCAATCTGGTGGCTGAAGGATACCGCGTGACTGTGATTGTATGTTTTGACGAAACTGCAGAAGTGCATCCGCTGACCAGTCAGGCAATTGTTTTTGCCAAGCATAAACAGGTTTCTATGATTTCCGTGAGAGATTTTCAGGATGCCGACATTTGCATCGATGCTGTACTTGGCACGGGGGTGAAGGGAGAACTTTCCGGTAAATATTTAAAAGCTGTGGAGTGTATGCAGAACCGTCGTGTATTTTCGGTGGATGTTCCCAGCGGCTTGAATTGTGATAACGGAAAAATTGCCGGAGCCTGTGTCAAAGCGGAAAAGACGTATACTTTAGCCGCTCATAAAGTTGGCTTATGGATGTATCCCGGTGCAGAATATGCAGGAGAAATTGAGTTGCTTCCCATCGGCTTGTCCAAAGAATCCTATTCTGCTATTGATTCCAAAATTCAGTTGGTGAACTCCAACCTGTTTCGCCGTCTGATGCCGAGGCGTTCCCCGAATTCTCACAAAGGCACTTTCGGGAGAGTAGCAACATTTGGCGGAAGTAAAGGGATGTCAGGATCGGTTGTGATGGCAGCCACAGCGGCTCTTCGCAGTGGTGCAGGATACAGCTATGCCGTGGTTCCCGATGAGATTTTTTCTCTGGTTGAGCAAAAACTCACCGAAGTGATTGTAAAAAGTGATAAAGATTATAAAAAAATGTATGAACTGGCAGATTCTTTGGTAATCGGTCCGGGCTATTTGTCAGCTCCCGGAATTTCGCATATAATGAAATTGGCGAGCCAGGGCAGAAAGCCTGTCGTGGTGGACGCCGAAGGCTTAAATTATTTGAATCAGATTCAACTGACCTGTCCTGCTGTAATTACACCTCATCCGGGTGAATTTGCAAAACTTGTGGGATTATCTGCAGAAGAAGTGAACCAAAACCGCATTTATCTGTCCGGAAGATATGCCAAGGAACACAATGTGGTTGTGGTGTTAAAAGGTGCTGCAACAGTAATTGCGGCGCCTACCGGAGAAATCCGGATCAATACTACCGGCAATTCCGGTATGGCAACCGCAGGAAGCGGTGATGTGCTTGCAGGAATCATCGGTGGGATGTTAGCGATGGGAGCATCACCTTTTGACAGCGCTGTCTTA
This portion of the Oscillospiraceae bacterium genome encodes:
- the ppk1 gene encoding polyphosphate kinase 1, which produces MYQMYENRELSWLKFNARVLDEATDSLTPPLEKLRFLSIVTSNLDEFYMVRVGSLTDHVQFGKQTKDDKSGLTEQEQVQKILKRTQKFYVHQEGVYEDVIRELSSHGFRLLKPTQLSKEQLSFVKDYYQHEVEPLLSPQVVESRQPFPHLENRAVYTALHFKKKEKSGIAFVLKSSSVPEIIRLPGSKGFEFVLTDDVVHFFAKKLFPGYEILETCLVKVTRNADLEMLEAWYDQDVDYRDMMKDILKKRVRLSPVRIEVSDSVSKEFKKLICHKSSENIVLINKVPLSYAFFSEAEKHLSKEQRDELSFSPMTPQLPSWYRQEEKLMDRVHKEDLFLSYPYDSTKPFFRLLEEAVDDPDVISIKVTLYRLSSNSRMISLLEKAAEKGKEVLVVMELRARFDEANNINYSEQLEQAGVRLLYGLSLYKIHSKILLITKKTDRGISHIVHLGTGNYNEKTAQLYTDMNLITSHREIGEDAAEFFNNITTSNVNGTYKHLLVSPYGISRGLCDLIDDEIRFHKQHGDGHIVMKFNSLTSKTMIDKLAEASRGGVKIELIVRGICCLIPGIPGETENITVTSIVGRYLEHSRIYYFYHHGNEKFYISSADLMTRNLERRLEIAAPVYDTKIQRKLKEHLDALLSDDVKARVLHSNGRYTKKPTVNGFYAQKHFMECAVTEAAEATNRQVSQKRGFFAKLLEWLKPKKG
- a CDS encoding NAD(P)H-hydrate dehydratase translates to MILLNSAQANKLDQLGETIDHLSGEQLMKNAAKALCDALMRDVDKSKRIAIFCGRGKNGGDGFLLAANLVAEGYRVTVIVCFDETAEVHPLTSQAIVFAKHKQVSMISVRDFQDADICIDAVLGTGVKGELSGKYLKAVECMQNRRVFSVDVPSGLNCDNGKIAGACVKAEKTYTLAAHKVGLWMYPGAEYAGEIELLPIGLSKESYSAIDSKIQLVNSNLFRRLMPRRSPNSHKGTFGRVATFGGSKGMSGSVVMAATAALRSGAGYSYAVVPDEIFSLVEQKLTEVIVKSDKDYKKMYELADSLVIGPGYLSAPGISHIMKLASQGRKPVVVDAEGLNYLNQIQLTCPAVITPHPGEFAKLVGLSAEEVNQNRIYLSGRYAKEHNVVVVLKGAATVIAAPTGEIRINTTGNSGMATAGSGDVLAGIIGGMLAMGASPFDSAVLGVYLHGLAGDLAAKETSEYGLTATKISEYIGKAYLYEQL